One part of the Vicia villosa cultivar HV-30 ecotype Madison, WI unplaced genomic scaffold, Vvil1.0 ctg.000828F_1_1, whole genome shotgun sequence genome encodes these proteins:
- the LOC131631457 gene encoding uncharacterized protein LOC131631457 gives MDSELNVIDITPYLAMSGECDEQLIALCCEVSYNLREKGALLLKDPRCTLEDSDRFVAMVEKYFSSSLQFKLLHQRPQLHYQVGVTPEGIEVPRSLVDEEMKEKMQKMSEENRPSAPLGADLKWRYFWRPNSCSQSVIPEGFLEWEETMNSWGQKMMAAIEVVAEMAAIGYDLPKDSFTSLMKQGPHLLAPTGSDLEKYGKEGTVLAGYHYDLNFLTIHGRSNFPGLNVWLKNGKKIAAKVPFGCLLVQTGKQMEWLTGGECMASMHELVVTNHTIEAISEAQEQKRCLWRVSSTLFAHIASHQILKPLGYFERSPLAIKYPPIIAGEYVEQELGVINVKANN, from the exons ATGGACTCTGAGCTTAATGTAATTGATATCACTCCTTATCTTGCAATGTCCGGTGAATGTGATGAACAACTGATTGCCCTTTGTTGTGAAGTGAGTTACAATTTGAGGGAAAAGGGAGCACTGCTCTTAAAAGATCCACGATGCACACTAGAAGACAGTGATCGTTTTGTTGCAATGGTGGAGAAGTATTTCTCTAGCTCTCTACAGTTTAAACTCCTCCACCAAAGACCTCAGTTACATTACCAG GTTGGGGTCACACCAGAGGGAATAGAAGTACCCAGAAGCTTGGTGGATGAAGAGATGAAAGAGAAAATGCAAAAAATGTCGGAAGAAAATAGACCAAGTGCTCCTCTTGGTGCTGATCTCAAATGGCGATACTTTTGGAGACCCAACAGCTGTTCTCAATCAGTAATACCTGAAGGTTTTCTTGAATGGGAAGAAACCATGAATTCTTGGGGACAAAAGATGATGGCAGCAATTGAA GTGGTTGCTGAAATGGCAGCTATTGGGTATGATCTTCCAAAAGATTCTTTTACTTCTCTTATGAAACAG GGCCCACATCTGTTAGCTCCAACAGGGAGTGACCTTGAAAAATATGGGAAGGAGGGAACGGTTCTGGCTGGGTATCACTATGACCTTAACTTTCTAACCATACATGGAAGAAGTAATTTTCCTGGCTTAAATGTATGGttgaaaaatggaaaaaagattGCGGCAAAGGTTCCATTTGGATGTCTTCTTGTTCAAACCGGAAAGCAG ATGGAGTGGTTAACGGGAGGGGAATGTATGGCAAGCATGCATGAATTGGTGGTGACCAACCACACTATTGAAGCCATCAGTGAAGCCCAGGAGCAAAAACGTTGCTTGTGGAGAGTCTCATCAACA ttgTTTGCTCACATAGCTTCTCATCAAATTCTCAAGCCGTTGGGATATTTTGAGAGATCACCGTTGGCAATCAAATATCCACCAATCATTGCAGGAGAGTACGTTGAACAAGAGCTTGGAGTAATAAATGTTAAggcaaataattaa